The following coding sequences are from one Cenarchaeum symbiosum A window:
- a CDS encoding adenylosuccinate lyase (COG0015) codes for MAILPIDGGRYGTPEMLAIFGGQKKVDYQLAVEAAAASAQADLGMIPRAAAADIRRAARPGGVTESRIRRLEARSDHDTAALVEALGEKCRVSTRPWIHYGLTSNDLVDTSTSLQMRDALSIVEPKTARLAVNLSKMADRYRLLPAVGRTHGQHASIISFGLKFANWAAEMARHLERIAVLRKRVLICKMMGVVGTGSMMGPRAIDVQKRAAARLGLFPSEASTQVVPRERHAEYVFQLALMGATLEKMAVEVRNLQRTEIGEVSELFRKGQMGSSAVPVKRNPTKSERVSSLSRLLRSQVSVSFENIPLWHERDLSNSANERFTLPLSSILLDEMLVTMTKVMAGLSINEKRIRENLDTTGGRIYAEFVLEALVKKGVPRMRAYRDIQRVAFAAAKTGYMEALMSDRSISSQLSPAEIRAVFSPESHLGASSRIISGVRRIVERAARGTA; via the coding sequence TTGGCTATCCTACCCATAGACGGCGGAAGGTACGGGACGCCCGAGATGCTCGCTATATTCGGGGGGCAGAAGAAGGTAGACTATCAGCTTGCAGTCGAGGCGGCGGCAGCTTCCGCCCAGGCTGATCTTGGGATGATACCAAGGGCCGCGGCAGCAGACATACGGCGCGCCGCCAGGCCCGGGGGGGTGACAGAATCCCGCATAAGGAGGCTCGAGGCGCGCAGCGACCATGATACTGCCGCCCTGGTAGAGGCGCTCGGTGAAAAGTGCAGGGTATCGACCCGTCCCTGGATACATTATGGGCTGACCAGCAACGACCTTGTGGATACGAGCACTTCCCTCCAGATGAGGGACGCGTTATCGATAGTGGAGCCAAAGACGGCCCGGCTGGCGGTAAACCTCTCCAAGATGGCCGATAGATACCGCCTTTTGCCCGCGGTGGGCAGGACGCACGGCCAGCATGCGAGCATCATATCGTTTGGGTTAAAGTTTGCAAACTGGGCAGCCGAGATGGCGCGGCATCTTGAGAGGATTGCGGTTCTGAGAAAGAGGGTTCTCATCTGCAAGATGATGGGGGTCGTGGGGACGGGATCGATGATGGGCCCCCGGGCCATAGACGTGCAAAAGAGGGCCGCGGCCCGGCTTGGCCTGTTTCCCTCCGAGGCATCAACACAGGTGGTCCCAAGGGAGAGGCATGCCGAATATGTATTCCAGCTGGCACTCATGGGGGCCACTCTGGAAAAGATGGCCGTCGAGGTGCGCAATTTGCAGAGGACCGAGATAGGCGAGGTCTCGGAGCTGTTCAGAAAGGGGCAGATGGGCAGCAGCGCCGTCCCCGTAAAGCGCAACCCGACGAAAAGCGAGAGGGTCTCATCGTTATCGAGGCTGCTCCGCAGCCAGGTGTCTGTATCATTTGAGAACATACCTCTATGGCACGAGCGGGATCTGTCTAATTCGGCCAATGAGCGGTTTACGCTTCCGCTATCTTCGATACTGCTCGACGAGATGCTAGTTACAATGACAAAGGTGATGGCGGGCCTGTCTATCAACGAGAAGAGGATAAGGGAGAACCTTGATACTACAGGGGGCCGGATATACGCGGAATTTGTGCTAGAGGCTCTGGTAAAAAAAGGCGTGCCCCGGATGCGCGCGTACAGGGATATACAGCGGGTGGCGTTTGCTGCCGCCAAGACAGGCTACATGGAGGCGCTGATGTCCGACCGTTCCATCTCGTCGCAATTATCACCTGCAGAGATCCGCGCCGTCTTTTCTCCAGAGTCTCACCTTGGCGCCTCGTCACGCATCATATCCGGGGTGCGCCGGATTGTCGAGCGTGCAGCCCGCGGGACCGCCTAG
- a CDS encoding transcriptional regulator (COG1475): protein MEQSKLRTIPLEKLELWEEANVRKDNTYDNIRDLARNIKKNGLQAPLLVKEKDRKYFVFSGQRKLAACRMINMKGIPCFVFKDIKEVRAKILSLSENIYREKMTREDKSNAAASLYKQLKSISAVAKALGVKEKTVRGYLDYEAMPDKLKDFARGKGLTTKQVEDIYMKFSDTSKALTIARKLSRIDDRNKKRKMHIAIQQASMFDNAATIEKRADKLSKMKPYRIILSSKDSEVIEFIAKKRNLDGKEMLVEITEGWIRGFMEGNS, encoded by the coding sequence ATGGAACAATCAAAACTCAGGACTATCCCTCTAGAAAAACTGGAGTTATGGGAAGAGGCCAATGTTAGGAAAGACAACACCTATGATAACATACGAGATCTCGCTAGAAACATAAAGAAAAATGGGCTACAGGCGCCACTACTAGTCAAAGAAAAAGACAGAAAATATTTTGTGTTTAGCGGACAGAGAAAACTGGCCGCGTGCAGGATGATAAACATGAAAGGGATTCCCTGTTTTGTATTCAAAGATATAAAGGAGGTCAGAGCAAAAATTTTGTCATTGAGCGAAAATATTTATCGCGAGAAAATGACTAGGGAGGATAAATCAAATGCTGCCGCGTCGCTCTACAAACAATTAAAGAGCATTTCCGCTGTTGCCAAAGCATTAGGAGTGAAAGAAAAGACGGTAAGAGGATATCTTGACTATGAGGCAATGCCTGACAAACTAAAAGATTTTGCCAGAGGAAAGGGCCTTACCACCAAACAAGTGGAGGACATTTATATGAAATTCTCTGACACTTCAAAAGCATTAACAATAGCAAGAAAATTATCAAGAATTGATGATCGCAACAAAAAGAGAAAAATGCATATCGCCATACAACAAGCCTCGATGTTCGACAATGCTGCGACAATTGAAAAACGCGCAGACAAATTGTCCAAGATGAAACCATATAGAATCATTCTGTCAAGTAAAGACTCGGAGGTGATAGAATTTATTGCCAAAAAAAGAAATCTGGATGGGAAAGAGATGCTTGTGGAAATAACAGAAGGTTGGATCCGTGGATTCATGGAAGGAAACAGCTGA
- a CDS encoding thiamine monophosphate kinase (COG0611), with the protein MGPDEREAVRIFRARLGCRGEQEDAELVRLGRGIAFAVDTLTEGTDVPPGSVPRDIAWKAVVSCTSDLAAKGVRPRYGLVSVTLPLDCTKNTVSGLAGGLAAAAKKFGFKFVGGDTGGGAELSISVFLAGPADRIVPRGGARSGDMIYVTGPFGYPSAGLQIIMGGASSKKGFAARAIRAQLRPEPRLEFGACAARLLTSCMDSSDGLSSTLHEMARQSGTRYTLYRLPAGAGIMGFASDNGLDGDSLVLDGGEEFELVFTAHPRNRKRIEKTARKLGVPMQEIGRVEQGRGVWLASGDGMRRIKDGGWRHLSGQSFLNPKRPCRRCPVQKLAPASRRQKSPPKRRPSQKQVPPMQAPPRQVHPRPGRPSQRPAPSRKPEQPSQKPRRRVHPRPRRQTKS; encoded by the coding sequence ATGGGCCCCGACGAGCGCGAGGCAGTAAGGATCTTTCGGGCGCGGCTTGGATGCCGCGGAGAACAAGAGGATGCCGAGCTGGTCCGGCTTGGCCGGGGAATTGCATTCGCAGTCGATACACTGACGGAAGGCACGGATGTGCCCCCGGGGTCTGTTCCGCGCGATATTGCGTGGAAGGCCGTAGTATCGTGCACAAGCGACCTTGCCGCAAAGGGCGTGAGGCCAAGATACGGCCTGGTATCTGTTACGCTCCCGCTGGATTGTACCAAAAACACGGTGAGCGGCCTGGCAGGCGGGCTTGCTGCCGCTGCAAAAAAATTCGGCTTTAAGTTTGTAGGAGGCGATACCGGCGGCGGCGCAGAGCTTTCTATTAGCGTCTTTCTTGCAGGCCCTGCAGATAGGATTGTCCCCCGGGGCGGCGCGCGCTCGGGCGATATGATATACGTGACGGGGCCGTTCGGGTATCCGTCGGCGGGCCTGCAGATTATAATGGGCGGCGCCTCGTCGAAAAAGGGCTTTGCGGCACGCGCCATTCGCGCCCAGCTCCGGCCAGAGCCGCGCCTGGAATTCGGGGCGTGTGCAGCGCGCCTGCTCACATCATGCATGGACTCGAGCGACGGGCTCTCTTCTACCCTCCACGAGATGGCGCGGCAGAGCGGCACGCGTTATACCCTGTATAGGCTGCCTGCCGGCGCGGGGATCATGGGGTTTGCTAGCGATAACGGCCTTGACGGAGACAGCCTGGTGCTCGACGGCGGCGAGGAGTTTGAGCTGGTGTTCACGGCGCACCCGCGGAACCGGAAAAGAATAGAAAAAACAGCCAGAAAACTGGGTGTTCCTATGCAGGAGATCGGCCGTGTGGAACAGGGTAGGGGCGTCTGGCTTGCCTCCGGGGATGGCATGCGCAGGATAAAAGACGGCGGATGGCGCCACTTGTCAGGTCAATCTTTTTTAAACCCCAAGAGGCCCTGTAGGCGATGTCCGGTACAGAAGCTGGCGCCGGCGAGCCGGCGGCAGAAGAGCCCACCAAAGAGGCGGCCCAGCCAGAAGCAGGTGCCCCCGATGCAGGCACCCCCGAGGCAAGTGCACCCGAGGCCGGGGCGGCCCAGCCAGAGGCCGGCACCCAGCCGGAAGCCGGAACAGCCCAGCCAGAAGCCCCGCCGGAGGGTACACCCGAGACCACGCCGGCAGACGAAAAGCTAG
- a CDS encoding ribosomal protein S11 (COG0100) encodes MTDLTGAETVSISSGGVHVNADRYESSPFAAMKAANKVIESARAKGFTGFHIRVRAVGGVGSRVPGPGAQAAIRALARGGFRIGRIDDVTPIPHDTTRKKGGKRGRRV; translated from the coding sequence ATGACCGACCTGACAGGCGCCGAGACCGTCTCGATAAGCTCGGGCGGGGTGCATGTCAATGCAGACAGGTATGAATCCTCGCCGTTTGCTGCCATGAAGGCGGCAAACAAGGTAATAGAATCAGCGAGGGCCAAGGGCTTTACGGGCTTTCACATACGGGTCCGGGCTGTCGGCGGCGTGGGCTCGCGCGTGCCGGGGCCGGGCGCCCAGGCGGCCATCAGGGCGCTAGCCCGGGGCGGCTTTAGGATAGGCAGGATAGACGATGTGACCCCGATACCGCATGATACCACCCGGAAAAAGGGCGGCAAGCGCGGACGCAGGGTCTAG
- a CDS encoding asparagine synthase (glutamine-hydrolyzing) (COG0367) yields MDLLAAIEDAIRQSVPAGRIGVAFSGGVDSALVGAVCKNMGYEVELLTVGFAGSQDLSFAAEAAPEDTPHHTLEIDQSGFDKVARSVEDTMGASPEDTLSWYENGIAFHYVAVLAHENDLHTVLTANGIDELFCGYDVYRREYGQGSPEDMIRGKVEHELKMMEAVGRVTAAQGVQLLQPLLSPKFVEAAGTIPIEQKIRGPDDMLRKHAIRDAARRIGVPEISAGRRKKALQYGSGIHKALIKSRRSRGLHARQSGAPRI; encoded by the coding sequence ATGGACCTGCTTGCCGCCATCGAGGATGCAATACGCCAGTCAGTCCCGGCAGGAAGAATAGGGGTGGCCTTCTCAGGGGGAGTCGACAGTGCTCTAGTGGGAGCAGTATGCAAGAACATGGGATACGAGGTAGAGCTGCTGACGGTCGGATTTGCGGGATCGCAGGATCTATCCTTTGCAGCAGAGGCGGCACCAGAAGATACACCGCACCACACCCTGGAGATAGACCAGAGCGGCTTTGACAAGGTGGCCCGGTCGGTAGAAGATACAATGGGTGCTTCCCCGGAGGATACTCTATCATGGTATGAGAACGGCATAGCGTTCCACTATGTTGCAGTGCTGGCACATGAGAACGATCTGCATACAGTACTCACGGCAAACGGGATAGACGAGCTGTTCTGCGGGTATGACGTGTACAGAAGAGAGTACGGCCAAGGCAGTCCAGAGGATATGATCCGCGGCAAAGTAGAACATGAATTAAAGATGATGGAGGCAGTAGGCCGTGTAACCGCGGCACAGGGCGTACAACTGTTACAGCCGCTGCTCTCGCCAAAATTTGTAGAGGCCGCCGGGACCATCCCTATCGAACAGAAGATCCGCGGCCCCGATGACATGCTCCGCAAGCACGCAATAAGGGATGCTGCGCGCAGAATAGGCGTCCCCGAGATATCCGCAGGCAGGAGAAAAAAGGCGCTACAGTACGGCTCGGGCATCCACAAGGCGCTGATAAAGTCTAGGCGGTCCCGCGGGCTGCACGCTCGACAATCCGGCGCACCCCGGATATGA
- a CDS encoding conserved hypothetical protein (COG1690), producing MNVPVRIFADEGLVSKMQSDRTIKQAANVAAMPGIVGHVVVLPDGHEGYGFPVGGVAAMDAKEGMISPGGVGYDINCGVRLLRTNLTEKETRPKLKELVVDLFSSIPSGVGSKGAVRLDRAQLDEVLTGGVGWAVKNGYGNRNDADACEEGGRMDGADPGKISDRARKRGMPQLGSLGSGNHFLEVQRVDEIHDEEAASRMGIEKGQVTILTHCGSRGFGHQVCSDYLRTSERATSKYNISLKDRELACVPNHSEEGESYRGAMAAALNFAWCNRQMISHWTRATFERVMGMSAEDLGMDLVYDVSHNIAKVERHRIDGKEKDVVVHRKGATRAFPAGRNELPSRYRDLGQPVFIPGSMGTASWILLGKPGSMELTFGSTAHGAGRTMSRSRARREHTEEGVKKELAGRGVFVKSLTKDGVVEEAPDAYKDVDRIAGVSHDLDIATKVARLVPIGVIKG from the coding sequence ATGAATGTGCCCGTCCGCATATTTGCAGACGAAGGGCTCGTCTCCAAGATGCAGTCGGACAGGACCATAAAACAGGCGGCAAACGTGGCAGCCATGCCCGGGATTGTAGGCCACGTGGTGGTTCTTCCAGACGGCCATGAAGGGTACGGCTTTCCAGTCGGAGGAGTTGCCGCAATGGACGCCAAAGAAGGCATGATAAGCCCCGGGGGCGTAGGATACGACATCAACTGCGGGGTCAGGCTGCTCCGGACCAACCTTACCGAAAAAGAGACAAGGCCAAAACTCAAAGAGTTGGTAGTCGACCTGTTCAGCTCGATACCATCAGGTGTAGGCTCCAAAGGGGCAGTCAGGCTGGACCGTGCCCAGCTCGATGAAGTGCTGACTGGCGGAGTAGGATGGGCCGTGAAGAACGGCTACGGGAATAGAAATGATGCCGACGCCTGCGAGGAGGGAGGCCGCATGGATGGCGCCGACCCGGGCAAGATATCCGACAGGGCCAGAAAAAGAGGCATGCCGCAGCTGGGCAGCCTAGGTTCGGGCAACCACTTTCTCGAAGTACAAAGGGTAGACGAGATCCACGATGAAGAGGCCGCGAGCAGAATGGGCATAGAAAAAGGCCAGGTGACCATACTTACCCACTGCGGGTCGAGGGGCTTTGGGCACCAGGTATGCAGCGACTACCTGCGGACCTCCGAGAGGGCCACCTCAAAGTACAACATATCCCTAAAGGACAGGGAGCTTGCCTGCGTGCCGAACCATTCAGAAGAGGGGGAATCGTACCGCGGGGCGATGGCTGCAGCACTCAACTTTGCGTGGTGCAACAGGCAGATGATCTCCCACTGGACGAGGGCCACATTTGAAAGGGTCATGGGTATGTCGGCTGAAGACCTTGGCATGGATTTAGTATACGATGTATCCCACAACATAGCAAAGGTAGAAAGGCACAGAATAGACGGCAAAGAAAAAGACGTGGTCGTGCACAGAAAAGGCGCCACCAGGGCGTTTCCTGCCGGCAGGAACGAGCTTCCTTCACGGTACAGGGACTTGGGCCAGCCCGTCTTCATACCGGGTTCCATGGGGACTGCCAGCTGGATACTGCTGGGCAAGCCGGGTTCCATGGAGCTCACCTTTGGCTCGACAGCCCACGGAGCAGGCAGGACGATGTCCCGCTCGAGGGCCCGGCGCGAGCATACCGAAGAGGGCGTAAAAAAGGAGCTTGCCGGCCGCGGCGTATTCGTAAAGTCGCTCACAAAAGACGGGGTAGTCGAGGAGGCGCCCGACGCGTACAAGGATGTCGACAGGATAGCCGGGGTCTCGCACGATCTTGACATAGCCACAAAGGTGGCCAGGCTTGTCCCCATAGGGGTGATCAAGGGATGA
- a CDS encoding 6-pyruvoyl-tetrahydropterin synthase (COG0720), whose translation MTSEPAVLDSDFRYLDGKGNLLRTRTELAVAKMLSFLGHDYEYNHKVQAGGQDLAVDFKTDTGLIEVIDGDEDVEKYRALKKELGGSIMAIGRPKYHSRIGELQDVVFYDGDSPQGSIFIEDQSFTFDYAHVLPLVDKCSVLHGHTSSVMVELAGQMKDGMLVDFGKAKGIIKQAISSFDHKFFVHDKYAHEGSPGHYDVSFKGPRGEFHLTIPVDTAYLLPGEATVESLSSELIRLLEPELPPNIEAVGVYIYEGYNKGSHIVSRISGA comes from the coding sequence ATGACGTCGGAACCCGCCGTGCTTGACTCGGACTTTAGATACCTCGACGGAAAGGGGAACCTGCTGAGGACCCGCACGGAGCTTGCCGTCGCCAAGATGCTCTCGTTTCTAGGCCACGACTACGAGTACAACCACAAGGTACAGGCAGGCGGGCAGGATCTTGCAGTAGACTTCAAGACCGACACGGGCCTCATCGAGGTGATAGACGGCGATGAAGATGTCGAAAAGTACAGGGCCCTCAAGAAAGAGCTGGGCGGATCCATAATGGCGATAGGCCGCCCGAAATACCATTCCAGAATAGGGGAGCTGCAGGATGTCGTATTCTACGACGGGGATTCCCCCCAAGGCTCCATATTCATAGAAGACCAGTCGTTTACATTTGACTATGCGCATGTACTGCCGCTAGTTGACAAGTGCTCCGTACTGCACGGGCACACCTCGTCTGTAATGGTCGAGCTGGCAGGCCAGATGAAAGATGGCATGCTTGTCGACTTTGGCAAGGCAAAGGGGATCATAAAGCAGGCCATATCCTCATTCGACCACAAGTTCTTTGTGCACGACAAGTACGCGCACGAGGGCAGCCCCGGCCACTATGACGTATCGTTCAAGGGCCCCCGGGGCGAGTTCCACCTGACCATCCCCGTCGATACCGCATACCTGTTGCCAGGCGAGGCCACTGTCGAGAGCCTCTCGTCTGAGCTTATTCGTCTACTCGAGCCTGAGCTGCCCCCCAACATAGAGGCGGTAGGCGTCTACATCTATGAAGGCTACAACAAGGGCTCGCACATAGTATCTAGAATCTCGGGTGCCTAA
- a CDS encoding pterin-4a-carbinolamine dehydratase (COG2154): protein MSATYFNHASTGDLMVTKLTDDELSSELARLQDWEVRDGKLHKEFKFSSFNEAFGFMARASMEIEKMNHHPEWCNVYNRLSVDLVTHDAGGITENDVRLAGMLDTLR from the coding sequence ATGAGCGCCACATATTTTAACCACGCCTCAACAGGGGATCTCATGGTTACCAAGCTCACCGACGACGAGCTCTCGTCTGAGCTTGCCCGCCTGCAGGACTGGGAGGTTCGGGATGGCAAGCTGCACAAAGAGTTCAAGTTCTCCAGCTTCAACGAGGCGTTTGGTTTCATGGCGCGTGCCTCCATGGAGATTGAAAAGATGAACCACCACCCGGAATGGTGCAATGTATACAACAGGCTTTCTGTAGACCTGGTCACGCACGATGCCGGTGGCATCACCGAAAACGACGTCCGCCTGGCCGGTATGCTCGATACGCTCCGCTGA
- a CDS encoding protoporphyrinogen oxidase (COG1232): MEVVVVGAGISGLCSGAMLAAEGIRVTVLESSSRVGGRTASTRYKGHILDNGFHIMPFYKTSAVYGVFKRLGILDRLDLARVDRIAFYKDGFHVYPRGLGGMISTSLVPVRSRIRLLRMLLPMAFSSYERAEKLDPVPLSSVTGGLDAVTGSFFDAVCMLAFADRPDNISLGEFTRTMIRANPFKGGTSEFAYPNVGGYDEISRILAEYITEKGGTVRLSTPVSRVHVESGRVAGITAGEFHECGCVVVSSPAYLAVTRLFEGGTFDDSIMERAKKLDKTTSVVEAHFCLSERMDARQIVFPVGEYSAKGIFFISNITPNVSPEGEHLVMAGTPVSAADADSPSRVAEVVGEMKEDIESIYPGFSGSLLWEKAKSWRFVESVAKGPGMVWKDKMPHTTNVKGLFFVGDATVSYGIGTDSAAHSSLLCHPKILGFLSNVVHGAEIRSKAG, from the coding sequence ATGGAGGTTGTAGTTGTGGGCGCCGGCATAAGCGGGCTGTGCAGTGGGGCGATGCTGGCCGCTGAAGGCATCCGTGTTACGGTGCTGGAATCATCATCAAGGGTGGGCGGCAGGACCGCCTCGACGAGATACAAGGGGCACATACTGGATAACGGCTTTCACATAATGCCGTTTTACAAGACGTCCGCGGTATACGGGGTGTTCAAAAGGCTGGGGATACTAGACAGGCTGGACCTTGCAAGGGTGGACAGGATTGCATTCTATAAAGACGGCTTTCATGTTTATCCGAGGGGCCTTGGGGGGATGATCAGCACCTCGCTTGTGCCTGTTCGCAGCAGGATCCGGTTGTTGCGAATGCTATTGCCCATGGCGTTCTCTTCATATGAGAGGGCCGAAAAGTTGGACCCTGTGCCGCTATCGAGTGTTACAGGCGGGCTGGACGCGGTGACGGGCTCGTTCTTTGATGCAGTATGCATGCTGGCCTTTGCGGATAGGCCAGATAACATATCGCTTGGCGAGTTTACAAGGACTATGATCAGGGCAAACCCCTTCAAGGGCGGGACGAGCGAGTTTGCGTATCCGAACGTGGGAGGGTACGACGAGATATCTCGTATACTAGCAGAGTACATAACAGAAAAGGGAGGGACCGTTCGCCTATCCACGCCAGTAAGCAGGGTGCATGTAGAGAGTGGAAGGGTCGCGGGGATAACCGCCGGGGAGTTCCACGAATGTGGATGCGTGGTGGTATCAAGCCCCGCGTATCTTGCCGTGACGCGGCTCTTTGAAGGGGGCACATTTGATGATTCTATAATGGAGAGGGCCAAAAAGCTGGACAAGACCACGTCTGTTGTAGAGGCGCACTTTTGCCTATCTGAGAGAATGGATGCAAGGCAGATAGTCTTTCCCGTTGGGGAATATTCCGCAAAGGGGATATTTTTCATATCGAATATTACCCCGAATGTATCCCCGGAGGGCGAGCATCTGGTCATGGCGGGCACTCCGGTGAGCGCGGCAGACGCGGACAGCCCTTCCCGGGTTGCAGAGGTAGTAGGTGAAATGAAAGAGGACATAGAGTCGATATATCCAGGCTTTTCGGGATCTCTTTTGTGGGAAAAGGCAAAGTCGTGGAGGTTTGTAGAATCCGTGGCAAAGGGCCCCGGGATGGTCTGGAAGGACAAGATGCCGCATACGACAAATGTAAAGGGGTTGTTCTTTGTGGGCGACGCGACTGTCAGCTATGGGATAGGGACGGATTCTGCTGCCCACAGCTCGCTGTTATGCCATCCAAAGATACTAGGGTTTCTCTCCAATGTTGTGCATGGAGCAGAGATCAGAAGCAAAGCCGGATAG
- a CDS encoding valyl-tRNA synthetase (COG0525) produces the protein MDKTEPKIAAKSWDPALEGEVRKRWNSEGLYSFKPAPNSYTIDTPPPYPSGRPWHIGAAAHYSQIDMIARTARMAGKNVYFPLGIDRNGLPVELYTEKKHKLRMRDINRDEFLSLCRGTLDELEAEMLDTMEALGLSCNVRDCYRTDSDEYRTLTQSTFIHLWKKGLIYKATRPNNYDWTSGTTIADAEISYEELPTKLVHMKFTAGTGQITIASTRPELLCACRAVIVCEDDERYSGLVGSEVTVPVYGNKVPVLAHPSVKRDFGSGAVMVCSYGDQNDVALFRELGLSEVAAIGLDGRMTGIAGAYTGLRPKQAREKIIHDLEEGGHLEKVEDILHRTPVSERSRTPIEIIPMEEYYLKQVDSIPRIRELSKDLQFHPPMHRQILENWLDSVSMDWPISRRRYYGTEIPVWHCASCSEPYVPEPGRYYRPWMEQCPADSCASCGGTKFEGEQRIFDTWMDSSVSPLFISKYGKDDKFFESTYPAGLRPQAKDIVRTWLYYTMLRCDQLTGKRPWSEAWIMGYGLDERGQKMSKRAGNSIDPLPLVKRIGADAFRLWSAGEVSHGHDFRCNEDMMVSTKKFLSKLWNVSRFLSGFSSADAEPSAEPDRWILSELDKLVSKCQEGYEKYDFFVPAVAIREFTWNIFAAHYIELVKGRAYGDPGPGRDSAISTLHRVLSTILLLLAPITPFITDYLWRELYSKDSIHLESAPRPSGAPDMSSITEQLTAFNSTIWNKKKELGLSLKDSVEAEVPAGLSGFASDLCSMHNIGEKP, from the coding sequence GTGGACAAGACAGAGCCCAAGATAGCCGCAAAGTCCTGGGATCCTGCTTTAGAGGGGGAGGTCCGTAAACGGTGGAACAGCGAGGGACTCTATTCCTTCAAGCCAGCACCTAACAGCTATACAATAGACACGCCCCCTCCCTACCCGTCGGGCAGGCCGTGGCATATCGGGGCTGCCGCCCACTACTCCCAGATAGATATGATAGCCAGGACCGCCCGTATGGCCGGAAAGAACGTCTACTTTCCCCTCGGCATAGACCGCAACGGCCTGCCCGTCGAGCTGTACACGGAGAAAAAGCACAAGCTCCGCATGAGGGATATCAACAGGGATGAGTTTCTCTCCCTGTGCCGGGGAACCCTTGACGAGCTCGAGGCAGAGATGCTCGATACGATGGAGGCGCTCGGGCTTAGCTGCAACGTGCGGGACTGTTATCGTACAGACTCTGATGAATACAGGACTCTAACCCAGTCGACATTTATCCATCTCTGGAAAAAAGGCCTCATATACAAGGCGACCCGGCCCAACAACTACGACTGGACGTCGGGGACAACCATCGCCGACGCCGAGATATCCTACGAGGAGCTGCCCACAAAACTGGTCCACATGAAATTTACAGCGGGTACGGGACAGATAACAATAGCCAGCACGCGCCCAGAATTGCTCTGCGCCTGCAGGGCCGTCATAGTCTGCGAGGACGACGAGAGGTACTCTGGCCTGGTGGGATCAGAGGTGACAGTCCCCGTATACGGGAATAAGGTGCCTGTTCTAGCGCATCCTTCTGTAAAGCGCGACTTTGGCTCCGGTGCGGTAATGGTCTGCAGTTATGGGGACCAGAACGATGTGGCGCTATTCCGCGAGCTCGGCCTATCTGAGGTGGCCGCGATAGGACTTGATGGCCGCATGACCGGTATAGCCGGTGCATATACGGGCCTGCGCCCAAAGCAGGCGCGTGAAAAGATCATACACGATCTTGAAGAAGGCGGGCACCTCGAGAAAGTAGAGGATATACTGCACCGCACGCCGGTCTCTGAAAGAAGCAGGACGCCCATCGAGATAATACCCATGGAAGAGTACTATCTGAAACAGGTAGATAGCATACCGCGCATAAGGGAGCTCTCCAAAGATTTACAGTTCCACCCGCCCATGCACCGGCAGATCCTGGAGAACTGGCTTGATTCAGTCTCCATGGACTGGCCCATATCCAGGAGGCGGTACTATGGGACGGAGATCCCTGTCTGGCACTGTGCGTCCTGTTCAGAGCCCTACGTGCCAGAACCTGGAAGATACTACCGGCCCTGGATGGAGCAGTGCCCCGCAGATTCCTGTGCAAGCTGCGGGGGCACAAAGTTTGAAGGCGAGCAGCGCATATTCGATACGTGGATGGACTCGAGCGTCTCCCCGCTGTTCATATCAAAGTACGGCAAAGACGACAAATTCTTTGAATCCACCTATCCCGCCGGCCTGCGGCCGCAGGCCAAGGATATCGTCAGGACGTGGCTGTACTATACCATGTTGAGGTGTGATCAGCTCACTGGAAAAAGGCCCTGGTCTGAAGCGTGGATAATGGGATACGGGCTCGACGAGCGGGGGCAAAAGATGAGCAAGAGGGCGGGCAACTCCATAGACCCTCTCCCCCTTGTAAAGAGGATAGGCGCCGACGCCTTCCGCCTGTGGAGCGCCGGAGAGGTGAGCCACGGCCACGACTTTCGCTGCAACGAAGACATGATGGTGTCCACAAAAAAGTTCCTCAGCAAGCTCTGGAATGTATCGCGGTTCCTATCTGGGTTCTCTTCCGCGGATGCAGAGCCGTCTGCAGAACCGGACCGGTGGATCCTCTCCGAGCTTGACAAGCTGGTATCCAAGTGCCAGGAAGGATACGAAAAATATGACTTTTTTGTTCCCGCGGTGGCCATCCGTGAGTTTACGTGGAATATCTTTGCGGCACACTATATCGAACTGGTCAAGGGCCGCGCATACGGCGACCCGGGGCCAGGCAGGGATTCTGCCATATCCACCCTGCATCGTGTGCTATCCACAATACTGCTCCTTCTCGCCCCGATAACTCCGTTCATAACCGACTATCTCTGGCGTGAGCTCTACTCTAAAGACAGCATACACCTGGAGTCGGCCCCCCGGCCGTCAGGGGCCCCCGACATGTCCTCTATCACTGAACAGCTCACCGCCTTCAACTCTACCATCTGGAACAAGAAAAAAGAGCTCGGGTTATCCCTCAAGGATTCCGTCGAGGCGGAGGTGCCCGCAGGGCTATCCGGCTTTGCTTCTGATCTCTGCTCCATGCACAACATTGGAGAGAAACCCTAG